One stretch of Dehalococcoidales bacterium DNA includes these proteins:
- a CDS encoding methylenetetrahydrofolate reductase C-terminal domain-containing protein: protein MIVTTLKPLDEVLGFILPYSDILVVGCDGCNQPPRGLREASTLGQMLDLAGKPRGKVFNFKITTVGKQCDDYMAASVLKPEIGNAEAVLSLACGLGVQTLAKIFPELPVFPVQNTHFMGAEDRDDGILEMRCVGCGDCLLAVTGGICPVACCPKGLLNGACGGAKDDKCELSPEKDCAWVLIYNSLKRQGKLDLLKGYRPPRDYQLTGWKITA, encoded by the coding sequence ATGATAGTAACAACACTAAAGCCTCTGGATGAAGTGCTGGGCTTTATTTTACCCTATTCTGATATTCTGGTTGTGGGTTGTGACGGCTGTAACCAGCCGCCGAGAGGCTTGAGGGAAGCCAGTACACTGGGCCAGATGCTTGACCTCGCGGGAAAACCGAGAGGTAAGGTTTTTAATTTTAAGATAACTACGGTGGGGAAGCAGTGTGATGACTATATGGCAGCGTCGGTGCTCAAACCTGAAATAGGTAATGCGGAGGCGGTGCTCTCTTTAGCCTGTGGATTGGGAGTGCAGACCCTGGCCAAAATTTTCCCTGAGCTTCCTGTTTTCCCTGTGCAGAATACGCACTTTATGGGTGCGGAAGACAGGGATGATGGCATTCTGGAAATGAGGTGCGTTGGTTGTGGCGATTGTCTCCTTGCCGTGACCGGCGGAATCTGTCCGGTGGCCTGCTGTCCCAAAGGGCTTCTTAACGGTGCCTGCGGTGGAGCTAAAGACGATAAATGTGAACTCAGTCCGGAAAAAGACTGCGCCTGGGTTCTGATCTATAATAGTCTGAAGAGACAGGGAAAGTTGGACCTGCTTAAGGGATATCGTCCGCCCCGGGATTACCAACTGACCGGTTGGAAGATTACCGCTTGA
- a CDS encoding FAD-dependent oxidoreductase: MSELVPQEDLTRVEEVSRGAEGKVYLAPCQIACPLGEDIQRSHTMLALLPLDPEEADRQIIRIGDEIYEKNPLFPVCSYICGLCERRCNYKDETGAVRRRMLVRLVADRYIRYLETAPTLPTPDKEKVAVIGSGPGGLMCAYELSKRGYRITILERSHELGGALRLIPRYRLPGDIVDSVISSLLRIAHIEVRLGAEIGGVGKKLDDLKKEGYQAVFLATGTPVSRPLTIDGKPVDNVNLEGVVFGLNLLYEVNQGISSPGLYRGKKVIVLGGGNVAFDVARTARRLGGEVTLVCLENENRSSRDGIPADGEEIEGATQEGIRIAYSRGVAEVIGESGKFKKIKCPRCTSVFDENGGFNPRFNHDDVVYLEGDVLLVTIGQEQDRAIYEQEGLLDKSRKLDVDEIILMSNLKEGVFIGGDVRRVGFAAEAMRDGLNAAESIDRYIRGEDLKTGRKKEYQDASVLSNAYYKSQPPLIWVPAEARLNFEPFEKAFTLEQVVEEARRCLCCGPCKSCKGCVAAGLQPVVSGIEYDEESCINCGDCAFYCPCDAISFKSPHGVSFDMTLCRGCGLCAAVCPAMAIELESWERERISGSITEAVSEMKRPGILVFLCQWTVLPPLDKKTNPNAGVIDVPCAARVESIHILEALQQGVGGVLVVACPEEDCHRQTGSREVQRSIAALKKRLSQIGIQDRVSFCTVTPRHQEEFGRELERFSREIESIGSKESK, from the coding sequence ATGAGCGAATTAGTTCCTCAAGAAGACCTGACCCGGGTTGAAGAAGTAAGTCGTGGTGCTGAGGGAAAAGTTTACTTGGCTCCCTGCCAGATAGCATGCCCTCTTGGAGAAGATATCCAGCGCAGCCATACCATGCTTGCTTTGTTGCCTCTGGATCCTGAAGAAGCTGACCGGCAGATAATTAGGATTGGTGACGAAATCTATGAAAAGAACCCCCTTTTCCCGGTCTGTAGTTATATTTGCGGGCTCTGTGAGAGGCGGTGCAATTACAAGGATGAGACCGGGGCCGTAAGGCGGAGGATGCTGGTGCGACTTGTTGCCGACCGTTACATCAGGTATCTTGAGACCGCACCAACCCTGCCTACGCCGGATAAGGAAAAGGTGGCCGTCATCGGAAGCGGACCCGGAGGTTTGATGTGTGCCTACGAACTGAGCAAAAGGGGGTATCGGATTACCATATTGGAGAGAAGCCACGAGTTGGGCGGTGCCCTCAGGCTAATCCCACGCTACCGTCTTCCCGGGGATATCGTTGATTCTGTCATCAGCAGTCTGCTCCGGATTGCCCATATTGAGGTCAGGCTTGGTGCTGAAATAGGAGGCGTCGGTAAAAAGCTTGACGACCTTAAGAAAGAAGGCTACCAGGCTGTATTCCTGGCTACCGGTACGCCGGTTAGCCGGCCTCTTACCATTGATGGTAAACCGGTTGACAATGTCAATCTGGAGGGGGTTGTGTTCGGGTTGAACCTGCTTTATGAGGTAAATCAGGGCATATCATCTCCAGGACTCTATCGGGGCAAGAAGGTGATTGTCCTTGGCGGGGGTAATGTCGCCTTTGATGTCGCCCGCACTGCTCGGAGGCTGGGTGGCGAAGTAACCCTGGTCTGCTTAGAGAATGAGAACAGGTCCTCCAGGGATGGCATCCCTGCCGACGGGGAGGAAATAGAAGGAGCTACCCAGGAAGGGATAAGGATAGCCTATTCCAGGGGAGTAGCAGAGGTAATCGGTGAAAGTGGAAAATTTAAGAAGATAAAGTGTCCCCGGTGCACCTCGGTATTTGATGAGAACGGCGGGTTCAATCCCAGGTTTAACCATGATGATGTGGTGTACCTTGAAGGTGATGTGCTGCTGGTTACCATCGGTCAGGAGCAGGATCGGGCTATATATGAGCAGGAGGGTTTGCTGGATAAGAGCAGGAAGCTTGACGTTGACGAAATCATCCTGATGAGCAACCTTAAGGAGGGTGTATTCATCGGTGGTGACGTGAGGAGGGTGGGTTTTGCTGCGGAAGCGATGCGGGATGGACTGAACGCGGCTGAGTCCATCGACCGTTATATCAGGGGTGAGGATTTAAAGACCGGGAGAAAGAAGGAGTATCAGGATGCGTCTGTCCTGAGTAACGCTTATTATAAGTCTCAGCCGCCGCTGATATGGGTACCCGCAGAGGCAAGACTGAATTTTGAGCCCTTTGAGAAAGCGTTTACCCTGGAGCAGGTGGTAGAGGAGGCGAGGAGATGCCTTTGTTGCGGCCCTTGTAAGAGTTGCAAGGGGTGTGTTGCCGCAGGACTCCAGCCGGTGGTATCGGGGATTGAATATGATGAAGAGTCGTGTATTAACTGTGGCGACTGCGCTTTTTACTGCCCTTGCGATGCTATTTCCTTCAAGAGCCCGCATGGGGTCAGCTTTGATATGACCCTCTGCCGGGGCTGTGGCTTATGTGCTGCTGTTTGTCCGGCTATGGCAATAGAGCTTGAAAGCTGGGAGAGAGAGCGTATCTCCGGTTCGATTACTGAGGCGGTCTCGGAGATGAAAAGGCCGGGGATCTTGGTATTCCTGTGTCAATGGACGGTATTACCGCCCCTTGATAAGAAGACCAATCCGAATGCAGGTGTTATTGACGTGCCTTGTGCTGCCCGTGTTGAGAGTATCCACATTCTGGAGGCTTTACAGCAGGGAGTCGGTGGGGTCTTGGTGGTAGCCTGTCCGGAAGAGGATTGCCATCGTCAGACAGGGAGCCGGGAGGTACAGCGCTCGATTGCGGCTCTGAAGAAGAGATTGAGCCAGATAGGTATTCAAGATAGGGTTAGCTTTTGCACGGTGACTCCCCGTCATCAGGAAGAGTTTGGCCGGGAGCTGGAACGGTTTAGCCGGGAAATAGAGTCTATCGGGTCGAAGGAGAGTAAATAG
- a CDS encoding hydrogenase maturation protease, with product METLILGIGNPILSDDGVGIEIARRLKAAIPGLKVEETNEAAVVIIDYVAGYDKLIIIDSIKTGQGRPGDLYKLGLEDLGRAAVPSSAHSMDVATAFEVGRNLGCKMPESVSIYAVEVRDNACFSERCSEEVAEKIPSIVERIIVEEKL from the coding sequence ATGGAGACACTCATCCTGGGCATAGGGAACCCGATTCTCAGCGATGATGGAGTGGGTATTGAGATTGCCCGCCGGCTCAAGGCGGCAATACCCGGCTTGAAAGTCGAGGAAACCAATGAGGCTGCCGTTGTCATAATTGATTATGTAGCGGGTTACGATAAGCTCATCATCATCGATTCTATCAAGACCGGGCAAGGGCGACCGGGCGATCTGTACAAACTCGGGCTGGAGGATCTCGGCAGGGCTGCCGTTCCCTCTTCTGCCCATAGTATGGATGTTGCCACTGCCTTCGAGGTCGGCAGAAACCTGGGGTGCAAAATGCCTGAGTCCGTCAGTATTTATGCCGTTGAGGTAAGGGATAACGCGTGCTTTTCCGAGCGGTGTAGCGAAGAAGTGGCGGAAAAGATACCGTCCATTGTCGAACGAATAATAGTAGAGGAAAAGCTATGA
- a CDS encoding NifU family protein: protein MKEKVEAVLEKIRPALQADGGDVELVEVTEGVVKVRLKGACSGCPMSKMTLKQGIERLLKEKVPEVKEVIAV, encoded by the coding sequence ATGAAGGAAAAGGTAGAGGCTGTTCTGGAGAAGATAAGGCCGGCTCTGCAGGCGGACGGTGGTGACGTCGAGCTGGTAGAAGTGACCGAAGGCGTGGTGAAGGTGAGACTGAAGGGTGCCTGCAGCGGCTGTCCGATGTCGAAGATGACGCTGAAACAGGGTATTGAACGGCTCCTTAAGGAGAAAGTACCTGAGGTTAAAGAGGTTATTGCTGTTTGA